In one Streptomyces sp. T12 genomic region, the following are encoded:
- a CDS encoding ATP-dependent DNA ligase, with the protein MDLPVMPPVKPMLAKSVAKIPPGMQYEAKWDGFRAIVFRDRDEVELGSRTGKPLTRYFPELVAGLKERLPERCVLDGEIVIAREGRLDFDALTERIHPADSRVRTLAERTPASFVAFDVLALADESLLEVPLADRRARLTMALSGVTAPVHVAPATTDIDTAQGWFEQYEGAGLDGVIAKPLTLRYLQDERAMYKIKHERTADVVVAGYRLHKSGPVVGSLLLGLHDDRGALQHVGVSAAFPMKRRAELIEELEPLRMEDATGHPWAAWADEAAHESARLPGAPSRWSGKKDLSWVPLRPERVAEVAYDHMENGVRFRHTARFRRWRPDRTPESCTYAQLEEPVRYDLAEIFAPQA; encoded by the coding sequence ATGGACCTGCCGGTGATGCCGCCCGTGAAGCCGATGCTCGCCAAGTCGGTGGCGAAGATCCCGCCGGGCATGCAGTACGAGGCGAAGTGGGACGGGTTCCGGGCGATCGTGTTCCGCGACCGGGACGAGGTCGAGCTGGGGAGTCGTACGGGTAAGCCGTTGACCAGGTACTTTCCCGAGTTGGTGGCAGGGCTGAAGGAGCGGTTGCCCGAGCGGTGCGTGCTGGACGGGGAGATCGTCATCGCGCGGGAGGGGCGGCTGGACTTCGACGCGCTCACCGAGCGCATCCACCCGGCCGACTCCCGGGTGCGAACGCTGGCCGAGCGGACCCCGGCGTCCTTCGTGGCGTTCGACGTGCTGGCGCTGGCGGACGAGTCGCTGCTGGAGGTTCCGCTGGCGGATCGGCGGGCGAGGCTCACCATGGCGCTGTCCGGGGTGACGGCTCCGGTGCATGTGGCGCCGGCGACGACCGACATCGACACGGCCCAGGGGTGGTTCGAGCAGTACGAGGGGGCCGGTCTGGACGGTGTCATCGCCAAGCCGCTCACCCTGCGCTACCTCCAGGACGAGCGGGCCATGTACAAGATCAAGCACGAGCGGACGGCGGACGTCGTCGTCGCGGGCTACCGCCTCCACAAGAGCGGACCTGTCGTCGGCTCCCTGCTCCTCGGTCTCCACGACGACCGGGGCGCCCTCCAGCACGTGGGCGTGTCGGCGGCGTTCCCCATGAAGCGGCGCGCCGAACTGATCGAGGAGCTGGAGCCACTGCGCATGGAGGACGCCACGGGGCATCCCTGGGCGGCCTGGGCCGACGAGGCGGCGCACGAGTCGGCCCGGCTGCCGGGCGCGCCGAGCCGCTGGTCGGGCAAGAAGGACCTGTCCTGGGTGCCGCTCAGGCCGGAGCGGGTGGCCGAGGTGGCGTACGACCACATGGAGAACGGGGTGCGTTTCAGGCACACGGCCCGCTTCCGCCGCTGGCGCCCGGACCGCACGCCCGAGAGCTGCACCTACGCGCAGTTGGAGGAGCCGGTGCGCTACGACCTCGCGGAGATCTTCGCGCCCCAGGCCTGA
- the ligD gene encoding non-homologous end-joining DNA ligase, whose amino-acid sequence MGEAVELEAGGRTVRLSNPGKVFFPERGFTKLDLARYYVAVGPGILRALRNRPTTLERYPDGVTGEWFFQKRAPKNMPDWIPTAHITFPSGRSADEMCPTEEAAVLWAAQYGTLTFHPWPVRRDDVDRPDELRIDLDPQPGTDFDDAVRAAHELRAVLDEFGGLRGWPKTSGGRGLHVFVPIEPRWTFTQVRRAAIAVGREMERRMPEQVTIKWWKEERGERIFIDYNQTARDRTIASAYSVRPRPHAPVSAPLRWEEVGEAHPRDFDIATMPARFAELGDVHADMDDHRFSLDALLELANKDERDHGLGDLPYPPEYPKMPGEPKRVQPSRAKKQPGGTD is encoded by the coding sequence ATGGGCGAAGCGGTGGAACTGGAAGCGGGCGGCCGGACCGTTCGCCTGTCCAACCCGGGCAAGGTCTTCTTCCCCGAGCGCGGCTTCACCAAGCTGGACCTCGCCCGCTACTACGTCGCCGTCGGCCCCGGCATCCTGCGCGCCCTGCGCAACCGCCCCACCACCCTGGAGCGCTACCCGGACGGCGTGACCGGCGAGTGGTTCTTCCAGAAGCGGGCACCGAAGAACATGCCCGACTGGATACCCACCGCCCACATCACTTTCCCCAGCGGCCGCAGCGCCGACGAGATGTGCCCCACCGAGGAGGCCGCCGTCCTGTGGGCGGCCCAGTACGGCACGCTCACCTTCCACCCCTGGCCGGTCCGCCGCGACGACGTGGACCGCCCCGACGAACTCCGCATCGACCTGGACCCCCAGCCCGGCACCGACTTCGACGACGCCGTCCGCGCCGCCCACGAACTGCGCGCCGTCCTGGACGAGTTCGGCGGCCTGCGCGGCTGGCCCAAGACCTCCGGCGGCCGTGGCCTGCACGTCTTCGTGCCGATCGAGCCGCGCTGGACGTTCACCCAGGTCCGGCGCGCCGCCATCGCGGTGGGGCGCGAGATGGAACGCCGGATGCCCGAGCAGGTGACGATCAAGTGGTGGAAGGAGGAGCGGGGCGAACGCATCTTCATCGACTACAACCAGACGGCGCGCGACCGCACGATCGCCTCCGCCTATTCCGTACGACCACGCCCGCACGCCCCGGTCTCGGCCCCCCTGCGCTGGGAGGAGGTCGGCGAGGCCCACCCCCGGGACTTCGACATCGCGACCATGCCCGCGCGCTTCGCCGAACTCGGCGATGTGCACGCGGACATGGACGACCACCGCTTCTCACTGGACGCGCTGCTGGAGCTGGCCAACAAGGACGAGCGCGACCACGGCCTCGGCGATCTGCCGTACCCGCCCGAGTATCCGAAGATGCCGGGGGAGCCCAAGCGGGTACAGCCGAGCCGGGCGAAGAAGCAGCCGGGCGGGACGGACTAG
- a CDS encoding OmpL47-type beta-barrel domain-containing protein, translated as MWAALLAALLVVLGLQALPATGRPQSREAAAEQVLTWTAGDDITKYTSAPTTAVAGVTTIVFENSTATGNTTGMPHTLTFDTSDPEFNNDVQLNILANPNDDQGGRHTAEVTLTPGRYRYYCTIPGHGQMQGILVVTEGSGEDTTAPEATAHVSGTQNSQGQYVGSASVAIHATDEAGGSGVDRVEYAVGDAGAWQPYATPVVVDQVGDHKIRYRALDKAGNVSAEKSVEFTVVPPPTGDTTAPETSATVSGEQNPDGTYVGMATVTVSASDTGSGVNTIEYAIGAGAWQPYTAPVMVHEVGAHTVRYRATDKAGNVAAEKNVQFTVVAAPQPDTTPPVTGVTVEGTKNSSGAYIGNARVTVTATDEHHGSGVDRIEYSIDGGPYLAYGAAVVVDRAGTHTLAYRATDKAGNTSAARTVTFTVVAGQVPAPNCPEFDERLTVIVGTVDSGVPNRLTNSRCRINELIEDEKEWTSHALFLKHVTTVLDKLLKEGVVDQREYDAIRKAARQSGIGKPGQTEGYRTILDGSAESFAKWQQVGGGSFAPNGDGTITSGTTKPGLGMLWFPERKYGDFSLRLQWRDDAPGTGNANSGVFVRFPWVHDHPEESRPEWVAIKYGHEVQVLDRPDGDMYKTGSVYGFDRVGLAGAGVTQKGTWNDYEIRVVDQHYSVYRNGVLINEFDNIGGQDFVPPRSDDPGTDGRRFASGYIGLQVHGTTDVVSYRDIRIKEL; from the coding sequence ATGTGGGCGGCCCTGTTGGCCGCACTGCTCGTGGTGCTCGGGCTGCAGGCGCTGCCCGCGACCGGCCGGCCACAGAGCCGGGAAGCCGCCGCCGAACAGGTCCTCACCTGGACCGCCGGTGACGACATCACGAAGTACACCTCGGCGCCCACGACGGCGGTGGCCGGCGTGACGACGATCGTCTTCGAGAACAGCACGGCGACCGGCAACACCACCGGAATGCCGCACACGTTGACGTTCGACACCTCCGACCCCGAGTTCAACAACGACGTCCAGCTCAACATCCTCGCCAACCCGAACGACGACCAGGGCGGCCGCCACACCGCCGAGGTCACGCTCACCCCCGGCCGCTACCGCTACTACTGCACGATCCCCGGCCACGGCCAGATGCAGGGCATCCTCGTGGTGACCGAGGGCAGCGGCGAGGACACCACGGCACCCGAGGCGACGGCCCACGTCAGCGGTACGCAGAACTCGCAGGGGCAGTACGTCGGTTCGGCGAGCGTGGCGATCCACGCCACCGACGAGGCGGGCGGCTCCGGGGTCGACCGCGTCGAGTACGCGGTCGGTGACGCGGGTGCCTGGCAGCCGTACGCCACCCCGGTCGTCGTCGACCAGGTCGGCGACCACAAGATCCGCTACCGCGCCCTGGACAAGGCGGGGAACGTCTCCGCGGAGAAGAGCGTCGAGTTCACGGTGGTGCCGCCGCCCACCGGCGACACGACCGCGCCGGAGACCTCGGCGACGGTGAGCGGCGAGCAGAACCCCGACGGCACGTACGTCGGCATGGCGACCGTCACCGTCTCCGCCTCCGACACCGGTTCCGGCGTCAACACCATCGAGTACGCGATCGGCGCCGGCGCCTGGCAGCCGTACACCGCTCCGGTGATGGTGCACGAGGTCGGAGCGCATACGGTGCGCTACCGGGCCACCGACAAGGCGGGCAACGTCGCCGCCGAGAAGAACGTGCAGTTCACGGTGGTCGCGGCGCCCCAGCCGGACACGACCCCGCCGGTGACCGGTGTGACGGTCGAGGGCACGAAGAACTCGTCCGGGGCGTACATCGGCAACGCCAGGGTGACCGTCACGGCGACCGATGAGCACCACGGCTCGGGCGTCGACCGGATCGAGTACTCGATCGACGGCGGACCGTATCTCGCGTACGGCGCTGCGGTGGTCGTCGACCGCGCGGGCACGCACACCCTCGCGTACCGGGCGACGGACAAGGCGGGCAACACCTCCGCGGCCCGCACGGTGACCTTCACCGTGGTGGCCGGCCAGGTCCCCGCCCCCAACTGCCCGGAGTTCGACGAGCGGTTGACGGTGATCGTCGGCACGGTCGACTCGGGTGTCCCGAACCGGCTCACCAACAGCCGGTGCCGGATCAACGAGTTGATCGAGGACGAAAAGGAGTGGACGTCCCACGCGCTGTTCCTCAAGCACGTGACGACGGTCCTGGACAAGCTCCTGAAGGAAGGGGTCGTCGACCAGCGCGAGTACGACGCCATCCGCAAGGCCGCCCGTCAGTCCGGGATCGGCAAGCCCGGGCAGACCGAGGGCTACCGCACGATCCTCGACGGCAGCGCGGAGTCGTTCGCCAAGTGGCAGCAGGTGGGCGGCGGTTCGTTCGCGCCCAACGGTGACGGGACGATCACCAGTGGGACCACCAAGCCCGGGCTGGGCATGCTGTGGTTCCCAGAGCGCAAGTACGGCGACTTCTCGCTGCGGCTCCAGTGGCGGGACGACGCTCCGGGCACCGGCAACGCCAACTCCGGCGTGTTCGTCCGCTTCCCGTGGGTCCATGACCACCCCGAGGAGTCGCGGCCGGAGTGGGTCGCCATCAAGTACGGGCACGAGGTGCAGGTGCTCGACCGGCCCGACGGCGACATGTACAAGACGGGGTCGGTCTACGGCTTCGACCGCGTGGGCCTCGCCGGTGCCGGCGTCACCCAGAAGGGAACCTGGAACGACTACGAGATCCGCGTCGTCGACCAGCACTACTCGGTCTACCGCAACGGCGTGCTGATCAACGAGTTCGACAACATCGGCGGCCAGGACTTCGTCCCGCCCCGCTCGGACGACCCGGGCACGGACGGCCGACGGTTCGCCTCCGGCTATATCGGGCTCCAGGTGCACGGCACGACCGACGTGGTGTCCTACCGGGACATCCGGATCAAGGAGCTCTGA
- a CDS encoding ThuA domain-containing protein, protein MHLRGLSTRRQTWVATVTTGIVAAGLMSAPAADARPVPEPPLTTMSVKSPPGGANVRVLIFYGSAAAGDESPLVNAGIEAIEKIGLSGPTDQRFKVEATNDASVFTDETELGRFNAIVFLTGGGDVLDPEQEAGLEAYMEAGGGFVGIHDAARAEPYSDWFTGLVGARPASGGPTNVQRAVVEVGDRQHPATKELPVQWKRPDKWLNWAKNPSGAVHTVARVRESSYQPGTSANGWDHPVSWCRDYDGGRSFYTGMGGTVSSYDESDFRTHLRGALLWTTRLVRADCKATITGNYKAERLTQANQPGQNDQIGEPHGLVTAPDGRVLYIGRGGADSSQPVITDWNNPDIGKGKGEIHVYDPKTKKVTLAGALTVFGNKGGGDELIKVEEGLLGIELDPRFEENGWVYLHYTPHAQINRDTRMAERRVSRFTLDLATNQLDLGSEKVLLKWPVQIHSCCHAGGGMTWDSQGNLYIATGDNNSSRFSDGYSGNNPEPNYKGVSFADARRTAGNTNNLNGKILRIHPEPDGTYTLPEGNLFTGRETDEGGGKTRGEIYVMGVRNPARIFVDQQTDILYAGWVGPDASTPSPTWGPAKYDTFAVITKASNRGWPYCMGNKQPYRDRNLPDPTKPLGWYDCDHPKNESPNNDGLVNLPPVTGNNIWYSPQGGAPDFPRDANGVPSYKQEESTYLLPWLKGGGQAAMNGPVYRYDAASADETKWPAYWDGKWFVGDFYDADQPRNAVITDPKTHGDGGLPVHSESLKKIVPIGNDGIKNLMDWKFGPDGALYVLDYGRGFFTSDAKSALWRITYTGGAPTPAADRLARGTQ, encoded by the coding sequence ATGCACTTACGAGGGTTGAGCACGAGAAGACAGACCTGGGTGGCCACTGTGACCACCGGGATCGTCGCCGCCGGACTGATGTCGGCTCCGGCGGCCGACGCACGCCCGGTTCCGGAGCCACCCCTGACAACGATGTCCGTCAAGTCGCCGCCAGGCGGCGCGAATGTTCGGGTGCTCATCTTCTACGGGTCCGCGGCCGCCGGCGACGAGTCGCCTCTGGTGAACGCCGGCATCGAGGCGATCGAGAAGATCGGCCTGTCGGGTCCGACCGATCAGCGTTTCAAGGTCGAGGCCACGAACGACGCCTCGGTCTTCACCGATGAGACCGAGCTGGGCCGTTTCAACGCCATCGTGTTCCTCACCGGCGGCGGCGACGTCCTCGACCCCGAGCAGGAGGCGGGCCTGGAGGCCTATATGGAGGCGGGCGGCGGTTTCGTCGGCATCCATGACGCGGCCCGTGCCGAGCCGTACTCGGACTGGTTCACCGGTCTCGTCGGCGCCCGACCGGCGTCCGGGGGCCCGACGAACGTCCAGCGGGCCGTCGTCGAGGTCGGTGACCGGCAGCATCCGGCCACCAAGGAGCTTCCGGTGCAGTGGAAACGGCCGGACAAGTGGCTGAACTGGGCGAAGAACCCGTCGGGTGCGGTGCACACCGTCGCCCGGGTACGGGAGTCGAGCTACCAGCCGGGCACGAGCGCCAACGGCTGGGACCATCCGGTGAGTTGGTGCCGTGACTACGACGGCGGCCGCTCCTTCTACACGGGCATGGGCGGCACGGTGTCGTCGTACGACGAGAGCGACTTCCGTACGCATCTGCGCGGCGCCCTGCTGTGGACCACCCGGCTCGTGCGGGCCGACTGCAAGGCCACCATCACCGGCAACTACAAGGCCGAGCGCCTCACCCAGGCCAACCAGCCCGGCCAAAACGACCAGATCGGCGAGCCGCACGGCCTGGTCACGGCGCCCGACGGCCGCGTGCTCTACATCGGCCGGGGCGGCGCCGACTCCTCCCAGCCGGTGATCACCGACTGGAACAACCCGGACATCGGCAAGGGCAAGGGCGAGATCCACGTCTACGACCCCAAGACCAAGAAGGTCACGCTTGCCGGGGCGTTGACGGTCTTCGGCAACAAGGGCGGTGGCGACGAGCTGATCAAGGTCGAGGAGGGGCTCCTCGGCATCGAGCTGGACCCGCGCTTCGAGGAGAACGGCTGGGTGTATCTGCACTACACCCCGCACGCGCAGATCAACCGCGACACGCGGATGGCCGAGCGGCGTGTCTCCCGCTTCACGCTCGACCTGGCCACCAACCAGCTGGACCTGGGCAGTGAGAAGGTGCTGCTCAAGTGGCCCGTGCAGATCCACAGTTGCTGCCACGCGGGCGGCGGGATGACCTGGGACTCCCAGGGCAACCTGTACATCGCGACCGGCGACAACAACTCCAGCCGCTTCAGCGACGGTTACTCGGGCAACAACCCGGAGCCGAACTACAAGGGCGTGTCCTTCGCCGACGCGCGCCGTACCGCCGGCAACACCAACAACCTCAACGGCAAGATCCTGCGCATCCACCCGGAGCCGGACGGCACGTACACGCTGCCGGAGGGCAACCTCTTCACGGGCCGGGAGACCGACGAGGGCGGCGGCAAGACGCGCGGCGAGATCTATGTGATGGGCGTCAGGAACCCCGCTCGCATCTTCGTCGACCAGCAGACGGACATCCTGTACGCGGGCTGGGTCGGCCCGGACGCCTCGACGCCCTCCCCCACATGGGGCCCGGCGAAGTACGACACCTTCGCCGTCATCACCAAGGCGAGCAACCGGGGCTGGCCGTACTGCATGGGCAACAAGCAGCCCTACCGGGACCGCAATCTGCCCGACCCGACCAAGCCGCTGGGCTGGTACGACTGCGACCACCCGAAGAACGAGTCGCCCAACAACGACGGCCTCGTCAACCTCCCGCCGGTCACCGGGAACAACATCTGGTACTCGCCCCAGGGCGGCGCCCCGGACTTCCCGCGCGACGCGAACGGCGTCCCGTCGTACAAGCAGGAGGAGTCCACCTATCTGCTGCCGTGGCTCAAGGGCGGCGGCCAGGCCGCGATGAACGGACCGGTCTACCGGTACGACGCGGCGAGCGCCGACGAGACCAAGTGGCCGGCCTACTGGGACGGCAAATGGTTCGTCGGCGACTTCTACGACGCCGACCAGCCGCGCAACGCGGTGATCACCGACCCGAAGACGCACGGTGACGGCGGTCTGCCGGTCCACTCGGAGTCGTTGAAGAAGATCGTGCCGATCGGCAACGACGGCATCAAGAACCTCATGGACTGGAAGTTCGGTCCGGACGGCGCGCTGTACGTGCTCGACTACGGCCGCGGCTTCTTCACCTCGGACGCCAAGTCGGCGCTGTGGCGGATCACTTACACAGGCGGCGCGCCCACTCCGGCCGCCGACCGGTTGGCGAGGGGGACGCAGTGA
- a CDS encoding multicopper oxidase domain-containing protein yields MNEGSFDRRGFDRRAFNRRVLLGGATVATSLSLASVPEAMGADTPPRTAPAGGEVRHIKLYAEKLADGQMGYGLEKGKATIPGPLIELNEGDTLHVEFENTMDVPVSLHVHGLDYEITSDGTKLNKSDVEPGGTRTYTWRTHAPGRRKDGTWRAGSAGYWHYHDHVVGTEHGTGGIRKGLYGPVIVRRKGDILPDATHTIVFNDMLINNKPAHSGPNYEATVGDRVEFVMITHGEYYHTFHLHGHRWADNRTGMLAGPDDPSQVIDNKIVGPADSFGFQVIAGEGVGAGAWMYHCHVQSHSDMGMVGLFLVKKADGTIPGYEPHEHGNQVGGHEH; encoded by the coding sequence ATGAACGAGGGCAGCTTCGACAGACGCGGCTTCGACCGGCGTGCCTTCAACAGGCGCGTGTTGCTGGGCGGCGCGACCGTCGCGACATCGTTGTCCCTGGCGTCGGTGCCCGAGGCCATGGGTGCCGACACGCCGCCGCGGACCGCCCCGGCCGGCGGCGAGGTCAGACACATCAAGCTGTACGCCGAGAAACTCGCCGACGGGCAGATGGGCTACGGCCTGGAGAAGGGCAAGGCCACGATCCCCGGCCCGCTCATCGAGCTCAACGAGGGCGACACCCTGCACGTCGAGTTCGAGAACACGATGGACGTGCCGGTGAGCCTGCACGTCCACGGCCTCGACTACGAGATCACCAGCGACGGCACGAAGTTGAACAAGAGCGACGTCGAACCCGGCGGCACCCGCACCTACACCTGGCGCACCCACGCCCCCGGCCGCCGCAAGGACGGCACCTGGCGGGCGGGCAGCGCGGGCTACTGGCACTACCACGACCACGTCGTCGGCACCGAGCACGGCACGGGCGGCATCCGCAAGGGCCTCTACGGCCCGGTGATCGTCCGGCGCAAGGGCGACATCCTCCCGGACGCGACCCACACCATCGTCTTCAACGACATGCTCATCAACAACAAGCCCGCGCACAGCGGCCCGAACTACGAGGCGACGGTGGGCGATCGCGTCGAGTTCGTGATGATCACGCACGGCGAGTACTACCACACCTTCCACCTGCACGGTCACCGCTGGGCGGACAACCGCACGGGCATGCTCGCCGGGCCCGACGACCCCAGCCAGGTCATCGACAACAAGATCGTCGGCCCGGCGGACTCGTTCGGGTTCCAGGTGATCGCGGGGGAGGGGGTCGGGGCGGGGGCGTGGATGTACCACTGCCATGTGCAGAGCCATTCCGACATGGGGATGGTGGGGTTGTTCCTGGTCAAGAAGGCCGACGGGACGATTCCCGGGTACGAGCCGCACGAGCACGGAAATCAGGTGGGCGGGCATGAGCACTGA
- a CDS encoding ornithine cyclodeaminase family protein, translated as MTLLLTRSDLEALLEPEACIEALREGFRSADTVSIAGQRVRTDLPFPGTATALIPGLLPGVPAYTVKVNAKFPGARPALRGVICLHSGVDGELLALLDSATVTAWRTGLAAALGTHLLAGPGEVLGVIEAGAQAELVVRGLAALRPRAGLVVHDTSADRAAEFAGRHGGRMLSCAAEVAATADVVLSATWSRKPLLRLADTRKGQHFTSLGADEPGKAELAVDLLEAATVVVDDRELAVRMGALAHGGAAEATLGEVVRGEHPGRVSAEGRTVYAPVGLPWQDLALSWVAYRAAEEEGVGRRVDLLA; from the coding sequence GTGACTCTCCTCCTCACCCGCAGTGATCTGGAAGCCCTACTGGAGCCGGAGGCCTGTATCGAGGCCCTGCGGGAGGGCTTCCGGTCCGCGGACACCGTGTCGATCGCGGGACAGCGTGTACGTACGGACCTGCCCTTCCCCGGCACAGCCACCGCCCTGATCCCGGGCCTGCTGCCCGGCGTCCCGGCCTACACCGTGAAGGTCAACGCCAAGTTCCCCGGCGCCCGGCCCGCCCTGCGCGGGGTGATCTGCCTGCACAGCGGCGTGGACGGCGAGCTGCTCGCCCTGCTCGACTCGGCGACGGTCACGGCATGGCGGACGGGGCTGGCGGCGGCGCTGGGCACGCATCTGCTCGCCGGTCCGGGTGAAGTGCTGGGGGTGATCGAGGCGGGGGCCCAGGCCGAACTGGTGGTCCGGGGACTCGCGGCGCTACGACCTCGCGCAGGCCTGGTCGTCCATGACACGTCCGCCGACCGCGCCGCGGAGTTCGCCGGGCGACACGGTGGGCGGATGCTGTCCTGCGCGGCGGAGGTCGCCGCGACCGCCGACGTCGTCCTGTCGGCGACATGGTCGAGAAAGCCGCTGCTGCGCCTGGCGGACACCAGGAAGGGGCAGCACTTCACGAGCCTGGGGGCGGACGAGCCGGGCAAGGCGGAGCTGGCGGTCGATCTGCTGGAGGCCGCGACGGTCGTGGTCGACGACCGTGAACTAGCGGTGCGCATGGGCGCGTTGGCGCACGGCGGGGCCGCCGAGGCGACCTTGGGCGAGGTGGTGCGGGGTGAGCATCCGGGGCGCGTGAGCGCCGAGGGCCGTACCGTCTACGCGCCGGTCGGGCTGCCCTGGCAGGACCTGGCGCTGAGCTGGGTGGCGTACCGGGCGGCGGAGGAGGAGGGTGTCGGGCGGCGAGTGGATCTGCTGGCGTGA
- a CDS encoding LacI family DNA-binding transcriptional regulator yields the protein MTDTAQRPTLEAVAARAGVSRATVSRVVNGGDGVREPLVERVRKAVEELGYVPNQAARSLVTRRHDAVAVVVAEPETRVFADPFFALQLRGISKELTAHDNQLVLLLTEGRDDHARVGRYLAGGHVDGALVFSLHLDDPLPGLIQHAGVPTVFGGRPDWSGDRRGVVYVDSDNRGGARDAVRHLAGLGRTRIAHITGALDQTSAVDRLDGYRDVMVDADPRLIVEGDFTPAGGERAMRELLQRCPDLDAVFAANDLTAAGALRVLRESGRRVPEDVAVVGFDDMLPIAEQTEPSLTTVRQDIEEMGRLMARLLLRGLDRRTAERGVGAAPSSVVLPTTLVRRASA from the coding sequence GTGACCGACACCGCCCAGCGCCCCACCCTGGAGGCCGTGGCCGCACGGGCCGGGGTCTCGCGGGCCACCGTGTCCCGGGTGGTCAACGGCGGCGACGGGGTGCGGGAGCCGCTCGTGGAGCGGGTCCGCAAGGCGGTGGAGGAGCTCGGGTACGTGCCCAACCAGGCCGCCCGCAGCCTGGTGACCCGGCGGCACGACGCCGTCGCCGTCGTCGTCGCCGAACCGGAGACCCGCGTCTTCGCCGACCCCTTCTTCGCGCTGCAACTCCGGGGGATCAGCAAGGAGTTGACGGCACATGACAACCAGCTGGTACTGCTCCTGACGGAGGGCCGGGACGACCACGCCCGCGTCGGCCGCTACCTCGCCGGCGGGCACGTCGACGGAGCGCTCGTCTTCTCACTGCACCTCGACGACCCGCTGCCCGGCCTGATCCAGCACGCCGGAGTCCCCACCGTGTTCGGCGGACGCCCCGACTGGAGCGGCGACCGGCGTGGCGTGGTGTACGTCGACAGCGACAACCGTGGCGGCGCACGCGACGCCGTACGCCACCTCGCCGGCCTCGGCCGCACCCGCATCGCGCACATCACCGGCGCCCTCGACCAGACGTCGGCGGTGGACCGGCTCGACGGCTACCGGGATGTCATGGTCGACGCCGATCCGCGGCTCATCGTCGAGGGCGACTTCACGCCGGCCGGCGGCGAGCGGGCGATGCGTGAGCTCCTCCAGCGCTGCCCGGACCTGGATGCCGTGTTCGCCGCCAACGATCTCACCGCGGCCGGGGCTCTGCGGGTGTTGCGCGAGTCGGGGCGGCGGGTGCCGGAGGACGTCGCGGTGGTCGGGTTCGACGACATGCTGCCGATCGCGGAACAGACCGAGCCCTCGCTCACGACGGTCCGTCAGGACATAGAGGAGATGGGCCGGTTGATGGCCCGGCTGTTGCTCCGGGGGCTCGACCGGCGCACCGCCGAGCGGGGCGTCGGCGCCGCACCGTCCAGCGTGGTGCTGCCGACCACATTGGTGCGGCGCGCGTCCGCCTAG
- a CDS encoding VOC family protein: protein MLTTRYVTGAPNWIDLGTPDIEGAGSFYGGLFGWRFRPGGPETGGYGLFQLDGRTTAGGMQTTEEQGPPSWTVYFQTPDVDATAKAAEQAHGSVLMQPMDVMELGRMAILADKAGVPFGLWQPGTNKGLDVVQEPGSLCWLELYTTDVPAAAGFYHATLGLETFALDFYGGTYTTFSPAGEGEDAMFGGVVDKADDPAEAQGPAYWLPYFEVADTDATVARAQELGGSVRMPATDLPDVGRIAKLSDPYGARFAVIKSAQPQS, encoded by the coding sequence ATGCTCACCACCCGTTACGTCACCGGCGCGCCGAACTGGATCGACCTCGGCACACCCGACATCGAGGGCGCCGGTTCCTTCTACGGCGGCCTGTTCGGCTGGCGGTTCCGGCCGGGCGGGCCCGAGACCGGCGGTTACGGCCTCTTCCAGCTGGACGGGAGGACGACGGCCGGCGGTATGCAGACGACCGAGGAGCAGGGTCCGCCCTCCTGGACGGTGTACTTCCAGACACCGGACGTGGACGCCACCGCGAAGGCGGCCGAGCAGGCGCACGGCTCGGTGCTGATGCAGCCCATGGACGTGATGGAGCTGGGCCGCATGGCCATCCTCGCCGACAAGGCGGGCGTGCCCTTCGGCCTCTGGCAGCCCGGCACCAACAAGGGCCTCGACGTCGTCCAGGAGCCCGGCTCGCTGTGCTGGCTGGAGCTGTACACCACCGACGTACCGGCAGCGGCGGGTTTCTACCACGCGACGCTCGGCCTGGAGACCTTCGCCCTCGACTTCTACGGCGGCACCTACACGACGTTCAGCCCTGCCGGGGAGGGCGAGGACGCCATGTTCGGCGGGGTCGTCGACAAGGCCGACGATCCGGCGGAGGCGCAGGGCCCGGCGTACTGGCTGCCGTACTTCGAGGTCGCGGACACGGATGCCACGGTCGCCAGGGCGCAGGAGCTGGGCGGCTCGGTCCGGATGCCGGCCACGGACCTGCCGGACGTCGGCCGTATCGCCAAGCTCAGCGACCCGTACGGAGCACGCTTCGCGGTGATCAAGAGCGCACAGCCGCAGAGCTGA
- a CDS encoding WhiB family transcriptional regulator: protein MHTETITTITPPDLEWQQEALCAQTGADFFFPEPGSSVREAKRICGLCPIRSACLEYALDNDERFGVWGGLSEKERLELRRTSR, encoded by the coding sequence ATGCACACCGAAACGATCACAACGATCACCCCGCCCGACCTGGAATGGCAGCAGGAGGCGTTGTGCGCGCAGACCGGGGCGGACTTCTTCTTCCCCGAGCCGGGCAGCTCCGTACGGGAGGCGAAGCGGATCTGCGGCCTGTGCCCGATCCGCTCCGCCTGCCTGGAGTACGCGCTCGACAACGACGAACGCTTCGGCGTCTGGGGCGGCCTGTCGGAGAAGGAACGCCTGGAGCTCAGGCGTACGTCACGCTGA